The window GCTGGGTCGAGCCGCCCTTCACACGGTAGAACTTCTGGATGGTCAGCTTCAGTGCTCCGGCCTTGGTCGAGTCGTCTTCCGAGGAGCCAAGGCTGAAGAACGGCATGAGCTGGCCGATTTTCAGCACGGTTTGCACGGTGCCTTTGCCAAAGCTGCGCTCGTCGCCCACGATCACGGCGCGGCCGTAATCCTGCAGGGCGGCGGCGAAAATCTCGCTGGCGGAGGCGCTGAGGCGGTTCATCAATACCACGAGCGGACCGCTGTAAGCCACTCCGGGGTCGGTATCCTGCGAGACGGAGATCTTGCCATTCGGGTCTTTGGCCTGCACGACGGGGCCGCGCGGGATGAAGAGCCCGGTGAGATTGATCGCTTCCTCGAGGGAGCCGCCGCCATCGCGGCGCAGGTCGATGATCAGCCCCTGCATGCCTTCACGCTTGAGGCGGCCGATGAGGGCGGCCACGTCCTCCGTGGTGCTCTTTGGCGCGCCGGAGTCGTCCATGTTGGCATAGAAGGAGGGCAGCGTGATCCACCCGATGCGGGTGGTCTTGTCGTCCGGCCCCTTGATGTCGAGCAACTCGCCCTTGGCTTCCTGGTCCTTGAGTTTCACCTCATCGCGCACGATCTCCACGACCTTGCGCTTCGAGGGATCGGTCGCGTCGCCCGGGATGACCATGAGGCGGACGGTGGAGCCCTTCTTGCCACGGATTTTCTCCACGACCTTGTCGAGCTTCATATCCACCACGTCTTCGAAATCGTCGGTGCCCTGGGCTACCGCTGCGATGCGGTCGTTGACTTTCAGGCGACCATCCAGATCGGCCGGGCCGCCGGGGACGACTTCCTTGATCTTGGCGTAACCATCCTCGGACGAGAGGACGGCGCCCACACCCACGAGCGAGAGCTTCATGGAGATCTGGAAGTTCTTCAGGTCCGACTGGCTGAGATATTCGGAGTGCGGGTCGTATGTCTGGGCGAGGGAGGTGAGAAAGGTCTTCACCACGTCCTCATCGTCCATCTCGCGGACATTGCGCACGACCTGGTCGTAACGGCGCGTGACGGTTTCTTTCGGCGGGCGCAGCTTCAGGTCGGCGAGATCCTCGCGGAGGAGCTCCGCCTCGATGCGCTCGGCCCAGATACGGTCGGCGTCGGCTTCGTCCTTCGGCCAGGGAGAATCCTGACGGTTGATCTCCACCGTGCGATTACTGTCAAACTTGTAGTCCTTCTTGATGAGGGCCGTGTTCTTGACCGCGCGGGCCTCCACCTTGGCCTTGAACTTCTGGAAAATCTCCCGGGCGGGCGACACATCGCCGCGCAGAACGCTGTCGCCCAGCGTGGTGCCGTATTTCTTCTCGAACTCGTCGACGTCCTGCTGGGTGAAATACAGTTTATTGTAGTCCAGCGCGGTCAGGTACGTCTGGAGAAACTTCGCCGACATCTCGTCGTCGAGCTTCTGGCGCGTGTAGTGCCCCTGCTCGAGCCAGCGTGCGACGGAAATGGCGATCTGTCCGGGATCGACCGTATCGCGTGCGAACGCCAGAGAGGGGAGGAAGAGTGCCGGGAGGAGGAGGCGCCCTGTTAAGCGTGATAACGTACCCATGATTTTATCGGCGTCGGCAAACCTTGCAGAGGATGGTAAGAAAATCAAACGTGGACATCTCATACTCTGACCATTTTTCACCGAATCGGTTCAAAACCTTTACCGGAGGCGTGCTGGACACCAATAGCTACCTCTACGAAGCCCCCTCCGGCGCGCGTATTCTCTTCGATGCTCCCCAGGGCGCCTACCAGGCTTATCTCGACGAGCGGATCGATGCCCTCGTGCTCACGCATGGGCATTTTGACCATGTCGCTGATGCCGCCGCGCTCATCGCCAGTCACGGCTGCCCCTCGTACTGCCATGTCGATACGGTGCCGATGGTGACGGATCGGGATTTCTTTCGTCGGTGGGGCTTTGAACTTGAGATCGAGCCCTTTACGCCGACGCACCTCCTCGAGGAAAGTCCGCTCGTCGAGGTGGCCGGTGTCTCGATGCAGACCTTTCATGTCCCGGGGCATAGTCCGGACAGCCTGTGCTATTACTTCAAAGACGAGGGTGTGCTGGTTGGTGGAGACGTTCTTTTTTGCGGCGGAGTCGGGCGTTGGGATTTACCGGGAGGAAACGGAGAGCAGCTTTTCCAGGGTATCAAGGCCAAGCTTTTTCCTCTTCCCGGCAATGTCATCGTGCTGCCCGGCCATGGGCCAGCTACGACGATCGGACGCGAAAAGTCGGAAAATCCTTTCCTTCAGGTGTAGACAGTTCTTTCCTCCCCGGGCAGACAGTGTATTTTAACCAGATCGACTCGTTCACCCCATCATGCCTCGATATTCTTACGTTGCCCTAGACGCCCGCGGCCAAGAAGCCTCGGGAGTTATTGAAGCCGATTCTCAAAATGCTGCGGTAGGCCAGCTCCGCCAGGCAGGATATTTCCCGAAAAGCATCTTTGAAGAGGGCAAGGGAAAGGCTCCGAAGATCAAGGCCCCCAAGGCTGCCACTGCCGCGAACAAGCAGATCAACATCTCGATCCCCTTCCTGGAGCGCAAGACGGTCAAGGGCAAGACCCTGATGATCTTTACCCGCCAGCTCGCTACGCTGATCGATGCCGGTCTGCCCCTTTTGCGTGGACTTACCGTGCTGGCCAAGCAGGAGCCGGATCAGGTCCTGCGCAAGGTGATCGTGAGTCTGGCCGAGGCCGTGCAGGGTGGCGGCACTTTCTCGGAGAGCCTCGCCGGGCACCCCAAGATCTTCAACAAGCTTTATGTGAACATGGTGAAGGCCGGTGAGCTGGGCGGTGTGCTGGAGCTGGTGCTGCTGCGTCTGGCCGAGTTTCAGGAAAAGGCCCAGAAGATCAAAAACAAGGTCGTATCGGCCATGTTTTATCCGGCGATCGTGCTGGTGATCGCCATCCTGATCATGGGCTTCCTGCTCGTCTTTATCGTGCCGAAGTTCCAGGCCATCTTTGATGACATGCTCGGCGGCAAGCCGCTCCCGGCCCTGACGACTTTCGTCATCGCCACGAGTAACATGGTCAAGAGCAACATCCTCCTGATTATCGGCGGCATCATCCTGCTGGTCATCGGATACAACGTGATGAGCAAGACGGCCAAGGGCGGCGCGATCATCGACGCCTTCAAGCTCAAGGCTCCGCTCTTCGGCGATCTCACCCGCAAGAGTGCGATCTCCCGCTTCAGTCGTACGCTCGGTACCCTCGTGACGAGCGGTGTGCCGATCCTTCAGGCTCTCAATATCACCCGTGAAACCGCGGGCAACTCGGTCATCGCTGCCGCCATCGGCAAAGTGCACGACAGCGTCAAGGAAGGTGAGTCCATCGTTCACCCGCTCGAGGCCAGTGGCGTGTTCCCTCCCATGGTTATCAGTATGATCGACGTGGGTGAGGAGACCGGACAACTGCCCGAGATGCTGCTCAAGGTCGCGGAAGTGTACGATGATGAGGTGGACAACGCCGTGGCGGGTCTCACGTCACTGTTGGAACCTATCATGATCGTGTTCCTCGCCATCGTGGTCGGCACGATCGTTATCGCTCTGTTCCTGCCGCTCATCAGCATCATCAGTGGAATGCAGCAACAAGGCGGCTAGCCGCCGCTCCCCATGAACATGAAGAAACGCACATCTTTCCATGGTTTCACGCTGGTGGAACTCCTGGTCGTCATAACGATCATCGCCATCCTGGCCGCCCTGGTGCTCAGCACCGCGGGCGGCATCCAGGACAAGGCGGCCCGCAGTCGCGCCCAAAGCGAGATTGCTGCGTTGAGCGCGGCGTTGGAGAGCTACAAGGCGGACAATGGGGACTACCCGACGGGAACATTCACGACGAATGCGACGGGGAATAAATTTGTCGTCACAAACCTGATGCCTGCCACGGGAAAGGTCTACTTCGAGTTCCCGAAGAACATGACCAACTCCAACGGCGACATGATTGATCCCTGGGGTGTGACGTACGGGTATCAGTATCCCGGCGCCACCAATCGCAGCGGTTCAAATTTCTTTGATCTCTGGACTGCTGCGAACAAATCCACGAACTCCAACGGCTGGATTAAAAACTGGTAAGTCCCGTGTTGCGTTCCTCCTGAAATGGAGGAAGCTTCATTTGAGGACACCATGAAAGGTCTAGCCATCATTGTGATCCTGACGGGATTGTTTGCCATGACGTCTCCGGACATTACGGCATACCTGATGGGCGCTCCGCGACCTGCACATTCGCAAGCCGCGGTGACGACCGTCGCGTCCGTATTGTCTGTTGCCGGCTTCGGGCTGGTGATGATCGGCGGCATACTCTTTGCAGTCGCGGGAGTAGCTGCCGAAGAGCGTCGCAAACACGCCTCGTAAGGATCCTCGGGAGAAGGAGGGTGAGAACGCGCTTGCGTGGGCAAGTGTGCGGGGAAATCCGGCGACTCGTCCGTCAAGGGCCGTCGAGAGGGCGTCGTATGCAGGAGTTCTTCGTTCGGGCGAGTGAACCTAACTGGCGCTCAATGGTAGTTGAGGGAGCCTGCGCATTCTCTCTGCTGTGGCCGGAGGCTCCGGCGCGGGAGGTGGTGCCTTTTTCTTGTGTGACGCTAATGAGCCAATGGGGCCAGGCCATCCCGCGGCATCTCGGCCACAGACTGCCTCCGACCTGCTCTCATCGCGGATCATCAAGTGCACCAGCCCGATTAAGCGAAACCAGCAGACCCTCGGGCGATTTCATGTTTGCTGGCGATCCCTGGCGATTTATCCCGTGAACTGCCGGTGAGGAAGCCGCTCTCTCTGCCAGAGACGGAAATAGCTCAGGCGGGGGCTGGAAAGGACGCGTGCGGTAACTGCGAGTGGACCCGATCGCCGATCTGGACGCGGTATACGAAATCTCGCGTCCGGCGAATGCTAGTTGCCGTTCGAGTTGGGCTGCATCGGCGACGTCGCATTGTCGAAGGCGAACGGCAGGGTAACCTGCGGGGCGTCCTTCAGCGAAAGGATGAGGAGCAGACCATAATCGGTGTCGCCACCCTGGTTGTCGCGGACCTGGGCGCCGATCGAGGCCACCCAGCTCGAGAGATCGCGATGGAGGAGATAGCGTTGGTACTGGAGTACCGAGGATTCAAACTCGTACTGCTCGTAGAAGCTGAAGGCCCAGTTGTCGTTCACGCGGAAGTAGGCGTAGAAGTCGAGCTGGCTGTTGTTGTCGAAGTAATCGTTGCCCTCGATGTAGCGGTGGCCGATGCGGAAATAGGTGTCGCGCGTCGGCATGAAGTTGAAGGCGGTATTGTATTCCGTGAATCCCTGCTCGACCACCGGGGTCTGGGATTGCACATCGAGATAGAACCACTGAACGGGACGGAACCGCATGAGGTTGAAGAAGTTCGAAACCGAGGCATCCGTGTAGGGGTTCTGGAAGTTGACGTCGACAAAGGAGTCGATCGTAAACCACTGGTAGGTGCTCTGGTCACGCCGGGTCTGGAGACGGTTCCGAATACCGAGGCGCATGATGTTCCAGGTATCGATGGTGTCGATGGCGGTGAACTGCGGGAAATCGATGGGCATGAGCTGGGTCGACGGCACAACGCGGTCAAACTGCAGGATCTCATCGGGCCCGGGTCCGAAATTGTAGACGTATGAGTAGTTCATATACGGCTGCACGACATGCCGCACACCGTCGAGGCCGAGCCAGCGGGACTGGATTTTCTCGTAAGCCTTGGAGAACTTTGTAGACGCCTCGACTCCGAAGTTGGCCACCGGGCGGAAGAGCGAGCCACCGTTATTGAGCTGAGTGGTTGGAGCATTCAGCTCGTTGGGCTGGTTGGGGCCGTCGATGATCTGCACCTCTCCAGTCTCCGGATCGACTTCTTCCACGCCGGTCTGGTTGATGAAAGAGCCGCTCTTGGAGTACGCCGTGGCGCGGATGCCGGCGCGTGGGGTGACGTTCAGCCAATCAAACCACTGCATCGGGTAGGAGAGCTGGTGGAAGGTGTCGAAGCGGAACGAGCCGTAGTTCTCAAACTCGGTCTCGTCGAATTGCGGATCGTTGGAGAACATGCGGCGATAGCTGCCGGCGCTGGTCTCTCCATCGTAGTAGACCGGGAGACCAAAGAGGCGATGCTGTTTGAAGTCAAAGACGGCTTCCGGCAGGCGCTCCGTGGTATCCTGGAAGTCATTGAGCTGCCAGCGACCGAGGAGCGTAAGGGTGTAAAACTCGTCCCACTTCGTCACGCTCAGGTAGCTGTCGGGGTAGGGGTCGACGCGGAACTCGGACGGGTAAAAATCCTCCAGGAAGTCGACGTCGCTGATGAGGTTGAGGTCGGCGGTGGCGTAGATGTCGTCGGTGAGGAAGAGGCGGTGCTTGAAGGTGACGCGATAGCGATTCGTCGTACGCGTTTCCGTCGGCTCGCCAGGAGCAGAGACGGTCTTCACATCCTTGGTTTCAGCGACGTAATAGGTAATGAGTTCGCCGAAGCTCCGGTCATTTTTGCCGTAACGGAAAAGAAGGTCGCCACCGACGGCTGGGCCGAACTTTGAGCGCAGATCGAGGTGGGCCTTGGCGATGATGCTGTTATTGGGCCCGATCGGGAAGCTGTAGGAGGTCTGAACGAAGGCGCCCCAGCGGGAATCGTAGCCAGGGAGGAACTGGAAGCCGGTATTGGTCGTATTGGCGAAGAGGTACGGGAACCAGAAAATCGGCGTCTGCCCGACATAGAGGGTCGAGTTGAGCAGGATGACGCGGCTGTCGGGATAGATACGTACGCTGCGGGACTTTACGTGAAAGTCGGGCTGCGATGAGTCGTCCGTCGTCATGATGGCGTCGGTGACGTTGAATTCATTCAGCGAGGGGGCGCGCAGACTGGTGGCACGGAAGAGGGCCGGGTAGTGGCTGCCGGAGAACTCGAGGGCGCGCATCTGCTTGGTCTCCAGATTGAAGAGGGCGCGCTGGCCGGTAAGGAGGTCGGTCGGGGTGTAAAGTCGGATGTTGCCCACGAGCAGGACGTCGCGGGTGTCAGGATTATACTCGGCGTAATCGCAATAAATACTGTAGTCGCCGTAGTGAATCTGCACGTTGTCCTCGGCGATGGCGACGCCTCCCTCGAAGCGGGTATTGCCATCAGCATTGATCTCAACCGGCACATCCCCGAAGCTGCCGAACTGGGCAAGAGCGCAAACTGCGCCTGCCAGCCAGATCAGGACTGCCGTAAAACAACGTGTCATCATGCGAAATGGGCAGGCTATTTTGCGGGTCTGGGGTGGCAAGAGAAAAAGACGATTTTCCCCGTGAGCGGGCATCTTTGAGCAGGAGAATCCGCTTTCGAGTTTCCAGTGGAGGCGCGTGCTTGCGGAATTGGCCATTTTTTACGAACGGTTGGCGAGAAAGACGACGCTCACTCCCGAGAGGATGAGCAGGCCGCCGAGAGCGGTCTGCCAGTTCATTTGCAGTTCGCGAAAGAACAGCCACGCGAAAAGGGCGACGAAGAGCGGGTAGGAGATCTCGATGAGCGATGCGACGGTGGCATTGCGACCGCCGATGGCGTGGTAGATGCAAAGGCCGCCAATGCACGAGGTGACGATGGAAAGGACCAGCCACCAGATTTCTCCCCCGAGGTTTCGGGGCTCGGAGAGGATACGGGCACCTCTGCCGGAGATCAGCAGCGAAGCCATCGACCAAACCGCGCCGGAGACGGTGAAGTAGAAGAAAAAGACCAGCGGCGACATCCCGCGCTCAATGACCCGGCCGCTCGAGGCATAGCTCGCTCCCCAGCAGATGGCGGCGACGAGGGCAAAGACGAACCACATGGTGTTATCCCCCGACGGATTCGTAACGGCGCAACCCGGCTCTCCACATCCAGCGTGCGCCGAGGAAGGCGATCAATACCCAGGCGGCCTGAATGCCGAGACCTATCCAGAGCTCGGTGCCCTTCACCTTTTCGGTCAGGATCGCGACGGGGAAGTACAGCTCATAGGGGAAGGGCAGGAGCATAAGGATGTTGTGCAGCCAGTCGGGCATGATGTTGAGCGGAAACAGGCGGCCGCTGAGGAAGTACTCGAAAGAGTAGAGGATGAAGACAATAGTCGAGATCTCGAGAATCCAGAAGGCCAGCATGGCCAGGGCATAGGCAATGAGAAACTGAAGCGCGCCCGCCATGACGAGGGAGACGAGGAAGATCGGCCATGTCGTCCACGACTCGGGCAGGGTGATGAATCCCCGGAACCAGAAAAACACCGCCGCCACCGGGACAATGGTGATGGTGGTATAGAGCAGTCGGGAGCTGAGGAAGATGGTGACGCGGTAGGCGAGATAGTCGACGGGCTTGGAGAGGAAGTTGTTGATCTGGCCGTTGCGGATGTCGGAGGCGATCTGCCATTCGTCATCCGAGGGGGTCACGAGGTGCTCCACCAGCAGAATGAGCAGGAAATAGTAGATCATCTGCCCAAAGGTGTACCCCGCGATCGTCTCGCCCCGAGCCTCGAAGAGCGCCCGCCAGATAAAGACGGTCCCGATGAGCGGAACAAACTCGAAGACCGAGCGCAGGAGGAAGTTCCACCGGTAGACAAAGGTATTCTGCAGGCCGGTCGTGAAGACGGTGCAGTATTTGGCGGCGGAACGCATCGGCGACAGCCTAGCGGCTCCCGGCCGGAGGCAAAGCCTGGAGATGGGGAAATGCCGGGCGGATTTTATGCTCGCGGGGCGGCGAGCTTCCATCCAGCATGACGCGTTTGTTGCCAAATGAAGATTCAACGCGCGCTCATTTCTGTCTCCGATAAAACCGGTGTCGTGGAATTCGCCCGCGAGCTGCACGCTCACGGGGTGGAAATTCTCTCCACAGGAGGAACGGCAAAGACCCTGCAAGCCGAGGGTATCCCCACGGTGGAGGTTTCCCAGTTCACCGGTTCCCCGGAAATCCTCGACGGACGCGTCAAGACGCTGCACCCGAAGATCCATGGCGGCCTGCTTTTCATCCGAGGCGACGAGGAGCACGAGCGCCAGGCGGCAGCCAACGGCATCAAGCCCATCGATCTCGTGGTCGTGAATCTCTATCCCTTTGAGGCGACCATCGCGAAGGAGGACGTCACTCTCCCCGAGGCCATCGAGCAGATCGACATCGGCGGTCCGTCGATGATCCGTAGCGCGGCCAAGAACTATCAGTCCGTCACGGTCGTGACCGATCCCGCAGACTACGCCGCGGTGATCGAGAGCATGAAGGAAGAGGGCGGCGGCACGAGTCTCGCGGTACGCGAGCGCCTGGCCATCAAGGCGTTCACCACGACATCCTCGTACGACCGCACGATCGCGGGGTATCTCAACAAGGAGCAGGAAACCTCGGCGGCCTTCCGCCTTGAGCTCCCGCTGGAACTCCGCCTCCGCTACGGTGAGAATCCGCACCAGCACGCCGAGCTCTATGGAGATTTCAGTTCCTACTTTGAGAAGCTCCAGGGCAAGGAGCTCTCCTATAATAACATCCTCGATATCAGCGCGGCCTCAGCGCTCATCTCGGAGTTTACCAAGCCCACGGTGGCGATTCTCAAGCACACGAATCCCTGCGGTGTCGGCACCGATCCCGACCTGCGCGAGGCTTGGGACAAGGCCTTCGCCACGGACAAGCAGGCGCCCTTTGGCGGTATCATCATCTGCAATCGTCCGCTCAATCTCGCCCTGGCCAAGGGCATCTCGGAGATTTTCAGCGAGGTGATCATCGCGCCGGAGTTCGACGCGGACGCCCGCCTGCTTCTTTCGAAGAAGAAGAACCTCCGCCTGATGAAGCTCCTGCGCCGTCCCCCGGAGAGCGGTCGCGATATTCGCTCCGTCCTGGGCGGCCTGCTCGTGCAGGACAGCGATTCCGCCGACGTGCCGGAGCTCGAGCACAAGGTCGTCACCCAGCGTCCGCCAACGAAGGACGAGATCGAGGCGATGGAATTTGGCTGGAAGGTCGTGAAGCATGTGAAATCCAACGCCATCGTGTATGCGGGCAAGGATCGCACGCTGGGCATCGGCGCTGGCCAGATGTCGCGAGTGGATTCCTCCCGTATCGCGGTGTGGAAGGCTCAAGAGGCCGGTCTGTCCCTCAAGGGCAGCGCGGTTTGCAGCGATGCGTTCTTCCCCTTTGCCGATGGCCTTATCGCCGCGGCCGAGGCGGGTGCCACGGCTGCGATCCAGCCCGGCGGCTCCGTGCGCGACCAGGATGTGATCAACGCCGCGAATGAGCATGGCGTCGCCATGGTCTTCACGGGCCTGCGACATTTCCGTCACTAAGTTCGCAACTTTCCTGCTGCCGGGGCGTTTCATCCTCTGAAGCCATGAAACCGTCTGACGAACGCGACCAACTCTGGGATCTGCTGGGCAAAGCGCCCGGCCGGACAGCGTCGCCGTATTTCGCCCGGCGGGTGGTGAATACCGTGCGCGCCGAGCATCAGGTGCGCGCGGGCGGCTTCATGCGGTGGTTCCGCTGGGTGGCACCGATCTCTGCGGTCGCCGCCGTGGCGATCGCCTGGACGGCCAACACCTGGAAACACCAGGAGGAGGTCGCGCTTTATAATGCCTATTTCGACAAGGCGGCGGATCTCCAGTCGCTGGTGGTATCCACCGACGAATCCTCCTGGATTGCGTCGGGGAACTGAGACGTCTTTCTTTTCGGGAAGCGGCCTGACTGTCTTCAGGTCGCGAGGACCTTCTCGAGCTTCTGCACCATCTCGCGATTGTGTTTCACGCGGGTGCGGTCGCGGAGAATATCGAGGCTTTTCTCCGGAGAACCCCACTCGATGATCTCGATGGTGACGTGACGTACGCCCCAGTTGTTCATCGCGCGGGCGGAAGACTTGAAGAGGTCGATGGTGTTGGTGCCGACCAAGGCGCTGCCGGTGTCGTCGACGACGTATTCCTGACCGGTCTCCACGACACGGAAGTGAGTGCCCACGGGCCATTGCGACCAGTCGGCGGCGGCACTTTGGAGCTTGCCGGTTTTCAGCGGTTTGCCCAAGGCATTGCGGGTTTCGTTGCCGGAGCCATTTTGATCTGCTCCGTAAGTGTATGCAGTCGTGCGAATTCCGTCGAATCGCGTGCGGGCTTCCCCGTTGGCTGAGGCGCAGGCAAGGCCCATCGCGCACAGAAACGACAGTGCGGTCGGTAGGTGCTTTCGAGCGTTCATAGGGTCGGCACCCTACGGAGGGTTTCCGGCACCGCAACCGGTTTTTTACTTTACTGCAAGTTGCTTGCGGGAGCGCTTTCCATCAAGCCGAGGAGAATTGGATACACGAAATCGGTCTTTTGGTAGACCTGAGCGGGGTCGATGAAGTCATGCATGATGTTCTCCTCCTTGCTGAAGACATGCGTGATCACGGCATCGGGGCGCTTCGCCTTCCAAAGGGCGATGAGGTGTTCGTTGACCGCATTGTTCACGGCTTTATCGGCCTCGGTCATTACGACGACGATGCGTCCGGCCTTGGGTGGCTCGGTCGCTGCGGAGCGCATGATGGACTGACCCAATACGATGACCTGCCCGATGACATGGGTGGGGAAGCGAGGATAGGTCTGCGGGGGAGCGGGGGCCTGATCCTTGAGCTGCGGATTCCACCAGAGAAAGACGTTCGGCAGGGTGACGAGCAGACGCGCGGTGGGCGTGAGCAGCCACTCGGGCAGCCCCTTGGGGCCGAGAAACGGAGCCAATACCACGACCTGATCGATGTCGGAGCGGGTCTGGGCGAGGAAGGCGGCGCAGGTGCCATTGACGGAGAGGCCGACGACCGTGAGGTGTTTACCAAGAGGACGGGCCAGCGTGGCTGCGAGGGAGGCGCTGTCGGCGAACTCTTGGGCGGTAATGCCTTTCCAGGAATCGGTCAGGCGGTCTTTCTCCCCGTGGTGTGGCATGCGGGGAATGACGACGTTGGCACCGCGTTCGTAGAGGATATGGCCGAGCTTGCCGAACTGCGCCGGGCTGTTGGACAGGCCATGGAGCAGGACGTACACGCGCTCGGTGGGAGCGCCATGAGAGAGGACCACTGGCCGGCTGTCTTCGCGCACGGAATCGGGCGTGGACGCGATCTCCTTTTCCAGGGCGGACATGGCTTCGGCGTAGGTCAGGGTCTTTGGAGGCATGGTGCCGACGGTGGGTAGGGGGCGAAGTAACCAGATGAAGAATACCAGACCAAGCAACAGTGCCCCGGGAAATATGCCGGCAAGACGTTTTCCAAGAGATGTTGCGATGGGATTGCGGACCACGGCTCCGGGATGCTAGAGGAGATGCCGCCGTTATTCCAATTCCCGCGTGAAAAGATTTTCCACACTCCTTTTGTTGGTCGTTGTCCTGGCCGGATGCGCCCGTAACGCCGAGCAAGCCAAATCCCCCGCGGCTGTCTCATGCAGTCTCGTACGTGAGGCGCGCAGGGAGTCCGATCCCTCGGAGCGGCTGGCGCTTTTGGTCGAGGCTTCGGCCAAGGCGATGGCGGTGGGTGAGGCCGGGCAACCCGCCTACGCCCACGCAATGGAGGGCCTGCTGCGCATGGTGGAGACGGGACAGCTGAAGCCGGGAGCGCGCTACGCCGTACGCGGAGCCGATGGCAAATCGATGACGCTGCAGATCGGCGGGAAGTCCCGCAACGAGCGAGACTTTTCCTACTTCACCGATTTCGAGAAAAGCGTGCCGAACCGCAGGGCCGTGGAGCGGGGATTGCAATGGCCGGGCTGGGGATTCCCAACCGTGGGTCATCGCAGTGTCACTGCGGCCAACCGGGCCAATGATCCTTTTGCTCCGCCCACCGGGTATCACCTTCCCGCGACGGTCTTTCTCGATTTTGAAGGAAACAAGGCCACTCTGCGTCTGCTCGATACCTACAAGATCACTTCCTTTGAGTCCGATGGAAAGGACTGGAAGATCGCAGGAGACATCTCCACTCCGACCAACCTGACCTTCCGCTCGCGGCGCAATCCCATTCTCGCCTCCATCGGGTTCCTCCTGATGACGGATCGGTTCAAGTTTCCCAATCAGCTGATCTTCACCGAGCCGTACGACAGGAGCCGCACGCCAGTCGTCCTGGTTCATGGCCTGCTCTCGACCCCGATGATGTGGGGAAATCTGGTGCGATCGCTCGAGGCCGATCCGGAAATTCGCCGCCGCTATCAGTTCTGGGTCTTCTTCTATCCGACGGG of the Terrimicrobium sacchariphilum genome contains:
- a CDS encoding ABC transporter permease — its product is MRSAAKYCTVFTTGLQNTFVYRWNFLLRSVFEFVPLIGTVFIWRALFEARGETIAGYTFGQMIYYFLLILLVEHLVTPSDDEWQIASDIRNGQINNFLSKPVDYLAYRVTIFLSSRLLYTTITIVPVAAVFFWFRGFITLPESWTTWPIFLVSLVMAGALQFLIAYALAMLAFWILEISTIVFILYSFEYFLSGRLFPLNIMPDWLHNILMLLPFPYELYFPVAILTEKVKGTELWIGLGIQAAWVLIAFLGARWMWRAGLRRYESVGG
- the purH gene encoding bifunctional phosphoribosylaminoimidazolecarboxamide formyltransferase/IMP cyclohydrolase, coding for MKIQRALISVSDKTGVVEFARELHAHGVEILSTGGTAKTLQAEGIPTVEVSQFTGSPEILDGRVKTLHPKIHGGLLFIRGDEEHERQAAANGIKPIDLVVVNLYPFEATIAKEDVTLPEAIEQIDIGGPSMIRSAAKNYQSVTVVTDPADYAAVIESMKEEGGGTSLAVRERLAIKAFTTTSSYDRTIAGYLNKEQETSAAFRLELPLELRLRYGENPHQHAELYGDFSSYFEKLQGKELSYNNILDISAASALISEFTKPTVAILKHTNPCGVGTDPDLREAWDKAFATDKQAPFGGIIICNRPLNLALAKGISEIFSEVIIAPEFDADARLLLSKKKNLRLMKLLRRPPESGRDIRSVLGGLLVQDSDSADVPELEHKVVTQRPPTKDEIEAMEFGWKVVKHVKSNAIVYAGKDRTLGIGAGQMSRVDSSRIAVWKAQEAGLSLKGSAVCSDAFFPFADGLIAAAEAGATAAIQPGGSVRDQDVINAANEHGVAMVFTGLRHFRH
- a CDS encoding 3D domain-containing protein; translation: MNARKHLPTALSFLCAMGLACASANGEARTRFDGIRTTAYTYGADQNGSGNETRNALGKPLKTGKLQSAAADWSQWPVGTHFRVVETGQEYVVDDTGSALVGTNTIDLFKSSARAMNNWGVRHVTIEIIEWGSPEKSLDILRDRTRVKHNREMVQKLEKVLAT
- a CDS encoding alpha/beta hydrolase; translated protein: MPPKTLTYAEAMSALEKEIASTPDSVREDSRPVVLSHGAPTERVYVLLHGLSNSPAQFGKLGHILYERGANVVIPRMPHHGEKDRLTDSWKGITAQEFADSASLAATLARPLGKHLTVVGLSVNGTCAAFLAQTRSDIDQVVVLAPFLGPKGLPEWLLTPTARLLVTLPNVFLWWNPQLKDQAPAPPQTYPRFPTHVIGQVIVLGQSIMRSAATEPPKAGRIVVVMTEADKAVNNAVNEHLIALWKAKRPDAVITHVFSKEENIMHDFIDPAQVYQKTDFVYPILLGLMESAPASNLQ
- a CDS encoding esterase/lipase family protein; amino-acid sequence: MKRFSTLLLLVVVLAGCARNAEQAKSPAAVSCSLVREARRESDPSERLALLVEASAKAMAVGEAGQPAYAHAMEGLLRMVETGQLKPGARYAVRGADGKSMTLQIGGKSRNERDFSYFTDFEKSVPNRRAVERGLQWPGWGFPTVGHRSVTAANRANDPFAPPTGYHLPATVFLDFEGNKATLRLLDTYKITSFESDGKDWKIAGDISTPTNLTFRSRRNPILASIGFLLMTDRFKFPNQLIFTEPYDRSRTPVVLVHGLLSTPMMWGNLVRSLEADPEIRRRYQFWVFFYPTGWPIPLSAAQLRRSLADADQRYHYKELVLVGHSMGGILSRIQVTDSNGRGVLADIVGDPAAASLERRMPGNGKLKDAMFFKPNPKVEKVVFICTPHRGSNLALIGPAGWVAGLIRLPSYVVSLAKDVGQYFSEEERRRMPTSIGGLSPHNRFLQAIARRPIHSRTFSIIGDRGRGDTPNSSDGVVPYSSAHIDGAESELIVPADHGAFNHPKAIEELRRILLTQ